TTTCGTCCATTTCGGGAGGTGCACAACCTATGATTCCAAGGATTGCGACTAGGCAGATCATCTTAATACTTTTCATGTCAAGCATATTCGGTTCGAATGCCTAATTTATTCAATTATTGGTGCACCGTTAAAAATTATCTGTTTTCATCAGGTGATTTGATATGGACGGTCTTAGGAATACTCATTGCCCAACGGCTATAAACCAAAAAACACAACTTTCGCCTGACGAAAGTTGTGTTTTTTGCATTTTAACTTCTAAGCTTACCTCAGAACTGATTATTGGTTAGCTACTGAAGTTGGATATTTGTAGTTGTACTTCTCTTCGATTTCCGCACGAGGTACTTCTCCTACACTTACGACCATTTTGACATCTTCTATCGGCCTATCTTCAACCTGCTTGGCTTTAGTTTCAACGTTGGCAATTGCATCGATTACTTCTAAGCCTGAAATTACCTCTCCGAAAACAGTATAACCACCGTCAAGAGGAGGATAACCACCTATAGTAGAGTAAGCCTCTATTTGTTCTTCTGGCAATTCGAAAAGTATTCCCGTCTTTGCGCTTAACTGATCCAACGTAGCATCTACTTTGGCCTGAATAGAGTCGTTACCTGGATAATTGGTAAGCGTTTCTTTGTACTCCATCGCCAGCGGATCGTTCGGCGTATTGGTCATTAGTTGACGGTAAGCTTCAAAAATCTTATTCTGATTCACCCCTTCTAATCTTTCTCTTGGGGTTACACTCCCATGAACAATGTAAAATTGGCTACCACTTGATGCTTTTTCTGGGTTTACTTGGTCTGGTTCACGTGCCGCAGCAAGCGCTCCTTTTTTGTGAAAAAGATTTGGCTTTATCTCTGCTGGAACTTTATATCCTGGGCCTCCACTTCCTAACCTTTGGTCGAGCGTAGCTCCTCTGGATTCAGGGTCTCCACCTTGAATCATAAACCCTTTTATCACTCTGTGAAATAATAGGCTGTCGAAAAAGCCTTCATTTGTCAACTTAAGGAAGTTCGCTTTGTGCTCTGGTGTTTCATCATAAAGAATCACCTTCATGTCCCCAAAATCTGTAGCAATGGTTACTAGAAAGTCATTTCCTTCCACAGATTCTGATGAGGAATTTGAATCTCCACATCCCACTATCATAAGCGCTACAAACGCCATCATTAAAGCCTGAGCTAATCTATTTTTCATTGATTTTATTTTTAATCTCTTTCAAAATTCTTTCTCCGCCCGAAGATAGTATTTCTTCCGCGAGTTGTCTTCCTAATTCTTCAGATGCCTTTATTTCACCTGAAAATTTCTTCACTCTTTTGTCGCTACCATCAAGACTGATAATACCCCCCTCTATACTCAACTGATTATCTTCTATTTGTGCCAATGCAAATACCGGAATACTACAGCCTCCGTCTACCACCTTCAAAAAAGAACGTTCGGCCCGTATACATTGCTCTGTTGTCTCATGGTTGAGAATTGATCGAATAGCTTCCGACTTCTTGTTCTCCAATGATTCATGTACTTCAATGGCCACACTGCCTTGGCCTACCGCTGGGATAAACATATTCAAAGGCATCTCGCAAACGATCATATCCTCATAACCCATTCTATGAACACCAGCATATGCCAATAGTAAAGCATCGCAAGCGCCCTCTTTCATTTTGCGAATTCTAGTCTGAAGGTTTCCGCGAACAGGTGTAGTTTCTATAGCTGGCATTAAGTGTTTGAGCGTGGCCACCCTTCGGGTTGAAGAAGTCCCTAAAACAAAGGGTGTAGTACCATTCATTTGAAGGTTTTTCTTATGGCTGATGATGACATCGTTTGGCTTTTCGCGTTCCATAAAAGCGATCAATTCAAAGCCTTCGGGTAGTGTAGACTGCATATCTTTAGCACTATGTACCGCAATATCTATCTGCCCATTTTCTAGTTGTGCTTCAATTTCCTCCGTAAAAACGCCCTTGCTTCCTATCTTGGAGATAGACACATCTAGAATCTTGTCCCCCTTAGTTTCGATTGTCACTATCTCTGTAGCATAACCTGCATCTTGTAATTTTTTCTCCACATGATGCGCCTGCCATAGCGCTAGTTGGCTGCCTCTGGTTCCTATTCTTATGCTCATGAAGTTCTTAATTTCGACTTTACGCCTCTTTTCTTAGGTTGATTTGCTTCTATAAATTTTATGATCTCATCTGCAATATCAATATTGGTTGCCTTTTCGATTCCCTCAAGTCCAGGAGAAGAATTCACTTCGAGAATCAATGGACCTCTACTGGATTGAAGCATATCAACGCCCGCCACAGCAAGACCTAGTGAATTGGCCGCTTTGATAGCCGCTGATTTTTCCTTACGACTGAGTTTTACTAGTTCTGCCGATCCACCTCGGTGTAAATTGCTTCTAAACTCTCCTTCCACACCGGTCCGCTTCATGGCTCCTACAACTTTCCCATCTACTACAAAGATGCGAAGATCCGAAGCTTTAGCTTCTTTAATGAATTCTTGAACAATAATTCTTGCCTTTAGACCATGGAAGGCTTCGATCACAGACTGGGCAGCCTTTCTGGTTTCAGCTAATACCACACCCAGGCCTTGAGTGCCTTCTAATAGTTTGATTATAACTGGTGGCCCTCCCACGTGATCTATCAAACTTTTTTCCTCTTTTGAATAGTTGGTAAAAGCGGTTTTTGGCATTGGCAACCCTGCTCCAGATAGTATCTGAAGGCTTCTTAATTTATCTCTTGACCTAACGATCGCTTGAGAATAAGAAGTACTAAAAACTCCCATCATCTCGAACTGCCTAACCACTGCTGTTCCATAAAAAGTTACCGAAGCGCCAATTCTGGGAATAACAGCGTCAATATCATTGATCTTCTCTCGATTGTAATATATAGCTGGGCCTTCCGATTCAATTACTAAATCACATTTCAAATGATCGATAATAACGCCAGTATGACCTCTTGCTTCAATCGCTTCGATAAGTCTTTTTGTAGAATATAGTTCTGGGTTTCTGGATAGTACAGCTACCTTCATGAGCCAATTTTGAGGTTGTAAGAAATATCCTTGACACTAACATCCACAATAAAACGGTCAGTCAAAAACTTTCTTCCTAAAAGGATTGGGAATTTCATTTTACTGCGATCTGCTAATGACAACTCTAGTTTCCTTTCTTTGCCAAAAATGATTAACCTAGTTTTGATAACATACCTACTTTCTGTCATCCCATTAGAACTACGGATTTTCCTTTTCTGAAATTGAGTCGTTGTAAATTTGCGTGCCTTTTTCTCATGAATTCGGCTACCTGGAATGTAAAAACTCAATGTTTTAATACCATCAACCTCCTTTAACTTCACCCTTGAACAATTGATGGAGGAAGTGTAGGCTCCAGTATCAACTTTTGCTTTAATATCAGACAAGTTTAGATCAGGCAAGTCGACTATATCCGACCTGCCAATTGTCTTTAATTTTTTACTCATTCAGTCAAATTACGATCGTGCAATTTGGCCAATCGTCATTGATAAATCAAGGAAGAGAATTTTGGGATTTGCATTACGCTCAATGTGATATTGGGCTTCGTCTAGCTTTGGAGTCACTTTCATAATCTTCTCTGCGGTAAAAACGCTTGAAAACTTCTCTATAAACCCCTTTTCTTGGTCAGGAATCCTTGAAAGACTATCCAGCGACACTGAATTAATCAAAGACTCACGCATTACTTTTGTTCCAACACCTAATAATTCCTTTTGGAATTCCTTGCCCTTTTTCTGAAACTCATCGGCCATTTTTGTCAATTCCTGAAAATTGAAAGTAAAACACTGTCTAAACCAATTTTTAAAATATTCCTGTGTCTCATTATCTTCTCCACCTACCATTTGCAGTGCCAAACGCATATTTCCCTCAGACATATAGGCGATACGATCGGCTCTTTCTGGGGTGATACCATGCGGAACTATCGTATTGGAAACATCTTCATCTGAGAAAGAAGGGATTCTGAGTTGTTGTGTTCTTGATGTGATTGTCGTCAAAAGCTTATTAGCTTCACTAGACACCATCAGAAAAATAGTTTTTTCGGGTGGCTCCTCAAGTATCTTCAATATGCCATTCGCCGCATTTCCATTCATTAATTCTGGAAGCCATACAATCATGATTTTGTACTGACCTTCAAACGCTTTAAGGGAAAGGGCCTTCACTATATTTCGGCTTTCTTGGCGCGGAATCATCAAAAGTTTATTTTCCCAACCAAAGTGACTGCTCCAATCTTTTACATTCCCATAAACTGATTGCTCTAGAAAAGTTCTCCATTCCGTTAGGAACTTCTCACTTGTTGCATCTTCTCTTTTGAGTTTTGGGGTGGCCGCCGATGGGAATATAAAATTGACATCGGGGTGAATAAATTTGGCGTTTTTTTGACAAGACGGACATTCTCCGCAAGCATCGGTATCGGTCGGGTTTTCACAATTCAGATAACTTGAAAATGCCAAGGCCATAGCCAAATTGGCCGAACCTTCCATACCTACAAACAACTGTGCATGCGCCACATGGTTATTAGCCACTGCATCTATCAGTTTTGCTTTTGTACTTTCTAATCCTGGAATATCCTGAAATCTCATCCTTTATTTTCCCACACTCGATTTACGGAAGAAGCATCAAAAATAGTCGATAGTATGTTCTTTTCAATATCATCGAGTTCGATACCGCGTCGTTTCATTACAGCGGCGGCAACCTCATAAAATTTACGAAGCTGGAAGGTAGTAAACCCGTTGGCTCCTCCCCAAGCATATGAAGGAACAAAGTTTCTTGGGTAGCCAGAACCAAAAATATTAGACCCAACCCCCACGACTGTGCCTGTGTTAAACATAGTATTAATACCACATTTGGCATGATCACCCATCATAAGGCCACAGAACTGTAAACCAGTATTGGCAAACCTATTTGTGCTATAGCTCCAGAGTTTGACGGCCGCATAATTATTCTTCAAATTAGAGGTATTGGTATCAGCACCAAGGTTGCACCATTCGCCGATCACAGAATTACCCAGAAAGCCATCGTGACCCTTATTGCTAAAACCAAAAATCACAGAATTACTCACCTCACCCCCCACTTTTGAGTGTGGGCCGACAGTTGTATCCCCTTTGATTTTAGCCCCCATATTTATATGTGAGCTTTCGCAAAGCGCAAACGTGCCTTTAATAATAGCGCCCTCATGCACTTGGGCATTTTTACCAATATAAACAGGGCCATCTTCAGCATTAATTACGGCTGCTTTGATCGTCGCACCTTCTTCCACAAACAGATTTTCCTTACCGTAAACTATAGTATGTACATCGGTAATCTCTGCAGATTTCCTTCCCGAAGTGATTTTATAAAAGTCGGCTATTATTTCTTCCTTGTTAAACCCAAATATCTCCCAAGGCTGTGTGATGAGTCGAAAGTCTCCTTCAAAACTGATGGACTCCTCTCCGCTACCGTTTATTGCTAGGTCTTCTTCCTGCCCAGTAAGTCGCTGACCTGGTTTTAAAGATTTTATGGCCTCAACAAGATTATCATTTGGACACAGAGCACCATTGATTTTAAGATCGGATTGATTATTTGGAAACTTTTCTTGCAGATAATCTTGAGTTTCATACCCCACTGAAAAGCCAAAAGTCTCCCATTTCTCAGAAATCTTCAATATACCAACACGCACTTGGGCTACGGGTCTGGTAAAAGTAAATGGCAACAAATTATGCCTGATAGTTGGAGAATCAAATAGTGTAATATCCATGGAGTAAAAATAGAAAAGCTTTCAAAGTAAAGCTTAAGGAGCCAGAATTATCTGTGTCTAAGGGTTAAAGTTTGGAAAATAATTTTATTACTCTACATTTGTAGAGTACACTCTAATAAAGTAGAGCATGAACTTATCAAAGAACGAAGAACAATTAATGCGGCATATCTGGAAACTTAAAAAGGCCTTTATGAAAGACCTACTTCATGAGTTTGCTGAACCCAAACCTGCGACAACGACTGTCTTGACCATGCTAAAAAGAATGAGAGACAAAGGTTTTATCGACTACAGATTATTCGGAAACTCCAGAGAATACTATGCACTTGTTACTAAGGAAAAATACTTCTCAAAGCATAAGGGAGGATTGATGAACGACTTCTTTGACAATTCTGCTAAGCAACTAGGCTCATTTCTCACGTCTGAGGCCAACCTTTCTACTGATCAATTAAAAGAACTGAAAAAAATAATTGACGCTCAAATCAAAAAGGATCAGTAATGACGCACACAATACTAGAAATTATCCTCTGTTCGCTTTTGTTCTTGAGCATTTATCAGTTGGCCCTCGCAAAGTCATCTTTGCATCGATTCAAAAGATACTATCTAATCTTTGCCTTATGCTTAACTGTCATTGTTCCGTTCATTACAATCAAGCTTCCAACGACTATTACACCAGCATATATCAAGACTAAAACTTACACCAAACCTATTGTCAATAAGATAGATAGATTCACTTCAAAACAGACAAACGACTTCGTTAAGCCCTCTCAAAATCAAGAGCTTTCGATTGACAAAGAAAAGTTAGAAGCTAAAACGACTACAAACTCCCAAGCAATACCTCAAGGGACTTTTGCTATATACATATTAGTGAGTGTTGTCTTATTAGGTCGTTTGGGCTTGAACACCTTTCGGCTTCTCAGGCTTGCCAAAAAGAACCCTTCAATAAGGCACAACGATACCAGAGTTATCCTGCTACCCGAATTGACGACACCTTTTAGCTTTTTCAATTCCATATACATCTACTCAAGAGACTTTGACCAAAAGGAAAATCATAGCGAAATACTGACACATGAATTAGCACACGTAAAACAACGGCATTCAATTGATGTGATGATAACCGAATTGTTCAAAGCGATCCTCTGGTTCAATCCTTTCTACTATTGGTTTAGTAAGGCTATTCGTCAAAACCATGAGTATTTGGCTGATAATGAGGTTATTCGGAAACATAAGAGCATATCAAAATATCAGAAACTGCTCTTCGAGTTTGTAAAAAGAAACCAAACGAGCACTTTTTCAATGGTTTCACCCTTCAATTATTCATTCACACAAAAGCGATTTATTATGATGACCAAGAAGAACTCAAGATCGTCTACCATTTTCAAAACAGTTTTCACTTTGCTGGCTATCTGCCTAGTAGGTATGTCTTTCACTTTAAAACCTACTAACAACCAAAAACTACAAGATACAGAGCAGGATAAGAACCAGGTTGAAATTATTTACGGCAAAAGTGTTAAACCTCAGATTTCTCCAGTAAAACTAGAAGAAGAGGGTACTAAAATGATCCTACCTTTTGGTGCTACTGTTGGCTATGGAACACCAGACATGCACGACCATGAAGGAGTCGATTTCCGCGCGAAAAGAGGCACTCCGGTTTATGCTACTGCCGCTGGACTTGTGGTTATAGCTTCTTCAAACAATGAACGTTATGGAAATTTCATAAGAATAAAGCACAACGACACTTATGAGTCGGTCTACGCATCTCTAGAAGCGTTAAATGTATCTAAGGGCGAGACGGTCAGTTTGGGACAAATGATCGGTACTGTCGGTAATTCAATCCCAGAATCAAATATTCATTTACACTATGAAGTCATTAAGAATGGTGCTCAAATAGATCCTGATGAATACTTTTTCTTTACGAGAGACACTGAAGTTGTATTAAGTCATTCGAAAATCACCGCTGAGGTAAACAGTTATTTGCTAAGAACAGAATTCGACATGGATAAAAGAGAAACACGTCTCTTAATGTTTTCCAAAGAATCTAAGTATGGCAAGATTATATATGACCAGAATAAAATTCTCTTCGTAGATCATTACGAAGAGGTATCTAAAGAGATGAAAATGAGTGATCTTTCGACTACCCAATTAAATGCATTAAAGGGTCTTAAGAACGGTAGCTTTAGCCTCTATACAAAACGACCAAGTCGAGATGTTACTGAGAATTGGACAAACGCGGAAGAATTTATGGTGGTTATTGACGGAAAAATCACTCCTAACAAAGAATTGGCAATATATACTGCCAATGATTTCTCCTACTTTGTAAAAACTAAATTGAGGGTGAACGATCCTCAAAAACCTAAGTACCGAGTAGATTTATATACAAACAAAGTCTTCGATCAATTAGCGGAGGTCAAGAAAAAAGATAATGCTGAGTTAGTGAGCGCAAACAATAAATTGATAGAGATTATTGATCCTTGAACTAAGGGATAAGTGCGTATAAACAGAAGAAGCCTCCCCGATTAATCGGGGAGGCTTCTTAATTTTTTGCCTATGCAGAACTACTTCTTCTTGTAACGTTTGTTGAATTTCTCAACTCTACCAGCAGTATCCACAAATAGTTTCTTACCAGTATAGAAAGGATGAGAAGCTGAAGAAACCTCTACTTTAATCAAAGGATATGTATTTCCGTCTTCCCATTCGATGGTCTCACTAGACGTCATAGTCGACTTCGTCAAGAATTTAAATTCACTTGAAGTGTCGTAGAAAATGACTGGGCTGTACTCCGGATGAATGTCTTTTTTCATTGTATTAAATTTTACTTCCCTCAAAAAGGATTGCAAATGTAGTGACTTGTAGAATATTTAACAAACATATTGGTTTTATAAATTAAAGAAATCCATCTAACCCGATTTATCACTGGTCTAAACAATTCAAGTCACTATCTTTCAGCCACATTACGCCTATGAAAAAGCTACTCGTATTATTTTTTATTGTGGTTTGTCAAAGCATCGTTCAAGCCCAAAGTACGTTTATTCCTTATAACAGAGATTACTATCATCTGATTGATCGGTTTCAGATTAAATATGGAAATCAAGAAAACTTATTACAGACTACATTCAAACCCATCCGAAGAGAAGATCTTTCTGAGTTCCTGCTGAAAATCGCTTCAAATTATGACTCCTTGTCCGCTCAAGATAAGTTCAATTTCGAATACTTGATGAATGATAATTGGGAATGGACAAATTCTCCGTACAACGAAAATGATAAATCTTGGTGGGACCTGCTCTACACCAAAAAATCAGACCTATTCTACTACACGGCAGACAATTTTAGCCTAAGGATAAATCCTGTAGCTGAATTTACCATTGGTAACGACCCAGATGCCATTAGACGCGTCTTCACCAATACGCGAGGCATTGAAGCACAAGGAATGATCGATGACAAAATTGGTTTTTACACATTCTTGACTACTACTCAGGCGGTGTTTCCTTATTACGTTCGGCAGAGAATTCTCGACAGAAACGCTTTCCCAAATGAGGGTTTTTGGAAACGAGATGACGGAGAATACGACCTTACTCATGCGCGAGGTTATATAACTTTTGACTTATCGAAGAGCATAGATATTCAAGCTGGGTACGATAAAAAGTTTATCGGGCATGGATTAAGATCAATGGTGCTATCGGATTTCTCAAGCCCTTTCTTGTTTGGTCAGATCAATACAAGACTTGGTAAATTTCAGTATACGAACCTGTTCGGTCAACTTACTTCTGATATCATCTTCGCAAATGCAAATTCTCCTGGTGATGGTGACTACCCCAAGAAATACTTGAGTATGCATCGCCTTGGGGTGAATATTACCAATAGCTTGGAGATCGGAGTGTTTGAAACAATAATCTCAAGCCAAGCGAACATCAACTACTTTAATCCAATAGTCTTTTATCGAGCAGTAGAACAACAGGAAGGTAGTCCTGATAACGTTTTGATTGGTTTAGACATTAATGTAAACCTAAAAGGTAAGTATCAGTTTTACGGTCAATTCATGATTGATGAATTTGTGATTGATGCATTGAGAAGTGGTAATGGAGATTGGCGAAATAAATTTGGTGTACAGCTGGGGGCTAAATATATAGATGCCTTTGACGTACCTAACCTAGATCTTCAAGCAGAATTTAATGTGGCTAGACCTTATTTTTATGCATCAGATACAAGCGTACTGAGCTACACAAACTACCGAAACCCGCTTGCACACCCGATGGGGGCAAACTTTAGAGAATTTGTCCTAGCCGGTCGATACCAACCCCTGAGCAAACTATCTGTGGTGGGTAAAATCATTCGAACAAACTTCGGAGAGGATCAAAACGGCC
This is a stretch of genomic DNA from Roseivirga misakiensis. It encodes these proteins:
- a CDS encoding peptidylprolyl isomerase — encoded protein: MKNRLAQALMMAFVALMIVGCGDSNSSSESVEGNDFLVTIATDFGDMKVILYDETPEHKANFLKLTNEGFFDSLLFHRVIKGFMIQGGDPESRGATLDQRLGSGGPGYKVPAEIKPNLFHKKGALAAAREPDQVNPEKASSGSQFYIVHGSVTPRERLEGVNQNKIFEAYRQLMTNTPNDPLAMEYKETLTNYPGNDSIQAKVDATLDQLSAKTGILFELPEEQIEAYSTIGGYPPLDGGYTVFGEVISGLEVIDAIANVETKAKQVEDRPIEDVKMVVSVGEVPRAEIEEKYNYKYPTSVANQ
- the hemC gene encoding hydroxymethylbilane synthase, whose product is MSIRIGTRGSQLALWQAHHVEKKLQDAGYATEIVTIETKGDKILDVSISKIGSKGVFTEEIEAQLENGQIDIAVHSAKDMQSTLPEGFELIAFMEREKPNDVIISHKKNLQMNGTTPFVLGTSSTRRVATLKHLMPAIETTPVRGNLQTRIRKMKEGACDALLLAYAGVHRMGYEDMIVCEMPLNMFIPAVGQGSVAIEVHESLENKKSEAIRSILNHETTEQCIRAERSFLKVVDGGCSIPVFALAQIEDNQLSIEGGIISLDGSDKRVKKFSGEIKASEELGRQLAEEILSSGGERILKEIKNKINEK
- the rimK gene encoding 30S ribosomal protein S6--L-glutamate ligase — translated: MKVAVLSRNPELYSTKRLIEAIEARGHTGVIIDHLKCDLVIESEGPAIYYNREKINDIDAVIPRIGASVTFYGTAVVRQFEMMGVFSTSYSQAIVRSRDKLRSLQILSGAGLPMPKTAFTNYSKEEKSLIDHVGGPPVIIKLLEGTQGLGVVLAETRKAAQSVIEAFHGLKARIIVQEFIKEAKASDLRIFVVDGKVVGAMKRTGVEGEFRSNLHRGGSAELVKLSRKEKSAAIKAANSLGLAVAGVDMLQSSRGPLILEVNSSPGLEGIEKATNIDIADEIIKFIEANQPKKRGVKSKLRTS
- a CDS encoding ATP-dependent zinc protease family protein, encoding MSKKLKTIGRSDIVDLPDLNLSDIKAKVDTGAYTSSINCSRVKLKEVDGIKTLSFYIPGSRIHEKKARKFTTTQFQKRKIRSSNGMTESRYVIKTRLIIFGKERKLELSLADRSKMKFPILLGRKFLTDRFIVDVSVKDISYNLKIGS
- a CDS encoding DNA polymerase III subunit, producing MRFQDIPGLESTKAKLIDAVANNHVAHAQLFVGMEGSANLAMALAFSSYLNCENPTDTDACGECPSCQKNAKFIHPDVNFIFPSAATPKLKREDATSEKFLTEWRTFLEQSVYGNVKDWSSHFGWENKLLMIPRQESRNIVKALSLKAFEGQYKIMIVWLPELMNGNAANGILKILEEPPEKTIFLMVSSEANKLLTTITSRTQQLRIPSFSDEDVSNTIVPHGITPERADRIAYMSEGNMRLALQMVGGEDNETQEYFKNWFRQCFTFNFQELTKMADEFQKKGKEFQKELLGVGTKVMRESLINSVSLDSLSRIPDQEKGFIEKFSSVFTAEKIMKVTPKLDEAQYHIERNANPKILFLDLSMTIGQIARS
- a CDS encoding GlmU family protein, which produces MDITLFDSPTIRHNLLPFTFTRPVAQVRVGILKISEKWETFGFSVGYETQDYLQEKFPNNQSDLKINGALCPNDNLVEAIKSLKPGQRLTGQEEDLAINGSGEESISFEGDFRLITQPWEIFGFNKEEIIADFYKITSGRKSAEITDVHTIVYGKENLFVEEGATIKAAVINAEDGPVYIGKNAQVHEGAIIKGTFALCESSHINMGAKIKGDTTVGPHSKVGGEVSNSVIFGFSNKGHDGFLGNSVIGEWCNLGADTNTSNLKNNYAAVKLWSYSTNRFANTGLQFCGLMMGDHAKCGINTMFNTGTVVGVGSNIFGSGYPRNFVPSYAWGGANGFTTFQLRKFYEVAAAVMKRRGIELDDIEKNILSTIFDASSVNRVWENKG
- a CDS encoding BlaI/MecI/CopY family transcriptional regulator, translated to MNLSKNEEQLMRHIWKLKKAFMKDLLHEFAEPKPATTTVLTMLKRMRDKGFIDYRLFGNSREYYALVTKEKYFSKHKGGLMNDFFDNSAKQLGSFLTSEANLSTDQLKELKKIIDAQIKKDQ
- a CDS encoding M23/M56 family metallopeptidase; this translates as MTHTILEIILCSLLFLSIYQLALAKSSLHRFKRYYLIFALCLTVIVPFITIKLPTTITPAYIKTKTYTKPIVNKIDRFTSKQTNDFVKPSQNQELSIDKEKLEAKTTTNSQAIPQGTFAIYILVSVVLLGRLGLNTFRLLRLAKKNPSIRHNDTRVILLPELTTPFSFFNSIYIYSRDFDQKENHSEILTHELAHVKQRHSIDVMITELFKAILWFNPFYYWFSKAIRQNHEYLADNEVIRKHKSISKYQKLLFEFVKRNQTSTFSMVSPFNYSFTQKRFIMMTKKNSRSSTIFKTVFTLLAICLVGMSFTLKPTNNQKLQDTEQDKNQVEIIYGKSVKPQISPVKLEEEGTKMILPFGATVGYGTPDMHDHEGVDFRAKRGTPVYATAAGLVVIASSNNERYGNFIRIKHNDTYESVYASLEALNVSKGETVSLGQMIGTVGNSIPESNIHLHYEVIKNGAQIDPDEYFFFTRDTEVVLSHSKITAEVNSYLLRTEFDMDKRETRLLMFSKESKYGKIIYDQNKILFVDHYEEVSKEMKMSDLSTTQLNALKGLKNGSFSLYTKRPSRDVTENWTNAEEFMVVIDGKITPNKELAIYTANDFSYFVKTKLRVNDPQKPKYRVDLYTNKVFDQLAEVKKKDNAELVSANNKLIEIIDP
- a CDS encoding type B 50S ribosomal protein L31, translating into MKKDIHPEYSPVIFYDTSSEFKFLTKSTMTSSETIEWEDGNTYPLIKVEVSSASHPFYTGKKLFVDTAGRVEKFNKRYKKK
- a CDS encoding capsule assembly Wzi family protein → MKKLLVLFFIVVCQSIVQAQSTFIPYNRDYYHLIDRFQIKYGNQENLLQTTFKPIRREDLSEFLLKIASNYDSLSAQDKFNFEYLMNDNWEWTNSPYNENDKSWWDLLYTKKSDLFYYTADNFSLRINPVAEFTIGNDPDAIRRVFTNTRGIEAQGMIDDKIGFYTFLTTTQAVFPYYVRQRILDRNAFPNEGFWKRDDGEYDLTHARGYITFDLSKSIDIQAGYDKKFIGHGLRSMVLSDFSSPFLFGQINTRLGKFQYTNLFGQLTSDIIFANANSPGDGDYPKKYLSMHRLGVNITNSLEIGVFETIISSQANINYFNPIVFYRAVEQQEGSPDNVLIGLDINVNLKGKYQFYGQFMIDEFVIDALRSGNGDWRNKFGVQLGAKYIDAFDVPNLDLQAEFNVARPYFYASDTSVLSYTNYRNPLAHPMGANFREFVLAGRYQPLSKLSVVGKIIRTNFGEDQNGLNYGGNLLLSTDDRIGNLGNSIGQGVATTNTYLEVSASYMLLQNLFVDLRNIYRSFDSDISSRTKTSFITMLSLRWNLPQRQHEF